One segment of Castanea sativa cultivar Marrone di Chiusa Pesio chromosome 3, ASM4071231v1 DNA contains the following:
- the LOC142627019 gene encoding rhodanese-like domain-containing protein 6 encodes MADTTPQSQDEDQYGVLLYYKYTQITDLDSLFSFYESNCNSLSLLGRVRLSPHGVNVTVGGKLSSLEKHIAAVKSNALFEGTDFKLATCDHPVDDKVAKECGFTSLSIRIVKELVTLSSDPLLKSPEISNAGRHLTAAEFHSALQGTGPLLEKDSPTCNEDLVLLDARNLYETRIGKFHAPNVETLDPGIRQYSDLPSWIDDKSEQLKGKRVLMYCTGGIRCEMASAYIRSKGAGFENVFQLFGGIQRYLEQFPDGGFFKGKNFVFDHRISVGSSDPNIIGTCLLCGSSFDDYSSRCRCAHCRMLVLVCDSCRMEDALYVCELCQKYGKGVQSVPSLENGKTQVLSLQEEHKLVSLDTKFSPQLPWSHGNESPRKLRILCLHGFRQNASSFKGRTASLAKKLKNIVELVFVDAPHELPFIYQPCITESHGECASSSLQQTHPPSQNCRKKFAWLVAPDFNVSGEVDWKIANGSFDPLQYLQQTDGFDVSLAYLKSVFSQKGPFDGILGFSQGAAMAALVSAQQERLKSEMDFRFVILCSGFAIKLAEFECQAINCPSLHIFGSDHGKDRQIANQASRDLASLFDDGCSVIIEHDSGHIIPTRSPYIDEIRNFLHRFL; translated from the exons ATGGCAGACACCACTCCCCAATCCCAAGACGAAGACCAATACGGAGTGCTCCTCTACTACAAGTACACACAGATCACCGACCTAGACTCACTCTTCTCCTTCTACGAATCCAACTGCaactccctctctctcctcGGCCGTGTCCGCCTCTCTCCCCACGGCGTCAATGTCACT GTTGGTGGGAAGCTATCGTCGTTGGAGAAACACATTGCTGCTGTGAAATCAAATGCTTTGTTCGAAGGGACTGATTTCAAGCTCGCAACTTGTGATCACCCAGTTGATGATAAGGTTGCTAAGGAATGTGGATTCACTTCTCTTTCAATAAGAATAGTTAAG GAGTTGGTTACTCTTAGTTCTGACCCTCTGTTGAAGTCACCTGAAATTTCAAATGCCGGGAGGCATCTCACTGCAGCTGAGTTTCATTCTGCTCTTCAGGGCACTg GACCACTTTTAGAGAAAGATAGCCCAACATGCAATGAAGACCTTGTTCTATTGGATGCAAGGAATTTATATGAGACAAGAATTGGGAAGTTCCATGCGCCAAATGTGGAAACTTTGGATCCAGGAATTAGGCAGTATAGTGATCTTCCCTCATGGATAGATGATAAATCTGAGCAATTAAAAGGGAAACGTGTTCTTAT GTACTGCACTGGAGGGATCAGGTGTGAGATGGCTTCAGCATATATTAGATCTAAAGGTGCTGGGTTTGAGAATGTGTTTCAG TTATTTGGTGGGATACAGCGTTATTTGGAACAATTTCCAGATGGTGGTTTTTTCAAAGGAAAGAACTTTGTTTTTGACCATCG GATATCAGTTGGGAGCTCAGATCCAAATATCATTGGTACCTGCCTTCTTTGTGGTTCCTCATTTGATGATTATTCTTCACGCTGCAGATGTGCCCATTGTAGGATGCTTGTTTTGGTCTGTGACAGTTGCAGG ATGGAGGATGCTCTATACGTTTGTGAGCTATGTCAGAAATATGGCAAGGGTGTTCAGTCAGTTCCATCACTTGAAAATGGCAAAACTCAAGTATTGTCATTACAAGAAGAGCATAAACTGGTTTCCTTGGATACCAAATTCTCACCTCAACTGCCTTGGAGCCATG GTAATGAATCTCCAAGAAAACTAAGAATCTTATGCCTGCATGGGTTTCGGCAGAATGCCTCCAGTTTCAAAGGAAGGACTGCATCATTAgccaaaaaactcaaaaacattGTTGAGCTTGTTTTTGTTGATGCACCTCATGAGTTACCCTTCATTTACCAACCCTGCATCACAGAGTCACATGGAGAGTGTGCATCATCTTCATTACAGCAAACACATCCTCCATCCCAGAATTGCAGGAAAAAGTTTGCATGGTTAGTAGCCCCCGATTTCAATGTAAGTGGGGAAGTTGATTGGAAAATTGCAAATGGTTCATTTGACCCTCTACAGTACCTGCAGCAAACTGATGGCTTTGATGTATCTCTGGCATATTTAAAGTCTGTGTTTTCTCAGAAAGGGCCATTTGATGGGATTCTGGGATTTTCTCAGGGTGCAGCAATGGCTGCCTTAGTCTCTGCACAACAAGAGAGGCTCAAAAGTGAAATGGATTTTAGATTTGTGATTCTGTGTTCTGGGTTTGCTATTAAATTGGCAGAGTTTGAATGTCAAGCGATCAACTGCCCTTCACTTCACATTTTCGGTAGTGACCATGGCAAAGACAGGCAGATTGCAAACCAAGCTAGCAGGGACCTTGCTTCTTTATTTGATGATGGATGCTCTGTGATAATTGAACACGACTCTGGTCATATAATTCCTACTCGGTCTCCTTATATTGATGAGATTAGAAATTTTCTTCATCGTTTTCTCTAA